The following proteins are co-located in the Fusobacteria bacterium ZRK30 genome:
- a CDS encoding transposase, producing MSKNRKWSYELKVEICKRLIAGESYSYLAKEYNVKSTGMLANWKKSYLDGTLTKDSKQGRKKCEVDDVEILKKCFAQLMKIRSK from the coding sequence ATGTCAAAAAATAGAAAATGGAGCTACGAATTAAAAGTTGAAATCTGTAAACGCTTAATTGCAGGTGAATCATATTCTTATTTAGCTAAAGAATATAACGTTAAAAGTACTGGAATGTTAGCGAATTGGAAGAAATCCTATTTAGATGGAACCCTTACTAAAGATAGCAAACAGGGACGAAAAAAATGTGAAGTTGATGATGTTGAAATTTTAAAAAAGTGCTTTGCTCAATTGATGAAAATCCGTTCAAAATAA
- a CDS encoding LacI family DNA-binding transcriptional regulator: MKVTIKDVAKDAGVAPSTVSRVISNTSRIGEATRIRVLNSIEKLGYTPNILARSLVNKQTKIIGVVMPHEADSLFSNPFYIQAMKGISIAAEKHKYHIMYAFGKNKDNELEAVKNFISSNIVDGICLLTTRKKDECLEYLEKHEFPCVVIGRPEKIDSANILWVDNNNEETTKHLVRKLILDGHRNIGYLGAKKNWTVSINREKGFKEECKRENIDAEIIYKTDFSRENGYSGAEKLLSNKNLTAIICTDDILAFGVQRYLIERNIKDIKIIGFNNIDPLGNFGPKFSSVDINALKLGKEAMSLLISKLNKSNKSNNKIVRSKLRDIEEE, from the coding sequence ATGAAAGTAACCATAAAAGATGTAGCTAAGGATGCAGGAGTAGCTCCTTCTACAGTATCCAGAGTAATATCTAATACTTCCAGGATAGGAGAAGCAACCAGGATAAGGGTTCTAAACTCCATTGAAAAATTAGGGTATACACCGAATATACTAGCTAGAAGTTTGGTGAATAAACAAACTAAGATAATTGGTGTAGTCATGCCCCATGAAGCTGACTCCCTCTTTTCCAATCCCTTTTATATTCAAGCTATGAAGGGAATAAGTATAGCTGCAGAAAAACATAAATATCATATTATGTATGCCTTTGGAAAAAATAAAGACAATGAATTAGAAGCAGTAAAAAACTTTATTTCATCTAATATAGTGGATGGGATATGCCTGCTGACTACCAGAAAAAAAGATGAATGTCTTGAGTATTTAGAAAAACATGAATTTCCATGTGTAGTAATCGGCCGGCCGGAAAAAATTGATTCTGCCAACATTCTCTGGGTAGATAATAACAACGAAGAAACTACAAAACATCTTGTAAGAAAATTAATCTTAGATGGTCATAGGAATATAGGTTATCTTGGGGCAAAAAAAAATTGGACTGTATCCATTAACAGAGAAAAAGGGTTTAAAGAGGAGTGTAAAAGGGAAAATATAGATGCAGAAATTATATATAAAACTGATTTTAGCAGGGAAAATGGTTATAGCGGGGCTGAAAAATTACTTTCAAATAAAAATTTAACAGCAATAATATGTACCGATGATATCTTAGCTTTTGGTGTTCAAAGATATTTAATTGAAAGAAATATAAAGGATATAAAGATAATAGGATTTAATAATATTGATCCACTGGGAAACTTTGGACCTAAATTTTCATCTGTTGATATAAATGCATTAAAACTTGGAAAAGAAGCCATGAGTTTACTCATATCAAAACTTAATAAAAGTAATAAAAGTAATAATAAAATTGTTAGATCAAAATTAAGAGACATAGAGGAGGAATAA
- a CDS encoding ROK family glucokinase, whose amino-acid sequence MKYYAGVDLGGTNTKIGLLDENGEILTKETIKTFSEKGMEITLKRIWETIEKLMDQKKISKEKMGGIGIGIPGPVIDQEIVAFFANFDWEANVNISEAMEKISGVSTKLENDVNMIAIGESKFGAGKGSTSSITVALGTGVGGGIVVNSKLVSGMNGAGGEIGHMKLVENGKLCGCGQRGCFETYASATGVIREAKSRLAVNKNNLLYKSLDGDMEKLEAKDVFDCAKAGDEFSMEIVNYVGNYLGMGIGNLLNVINPEIIILSGGVALAGKILLDVVKEKLKQYAMPVTLKNLEIKLGELGNDAGIKGGIALFL is encoded by the coding sequence TTGAAATATTATGCAGGAGTAGATTTAGGAGGGACAAATACAAAAATAGGCCTTTTAGATGAAAACGGTGAAATTTTAACAAAGGAAACAATAAAAACGTTTTCGGAAAAAGGTATGGAAATAACATTGAAGAGGATATGGGAAACAATAGAAAAACTAATGGATCAAAAAAAAATAAGTAAAGAAAAGATGGGTGGAATAGGAATAGGGATTCCAGGGCCTGTAATAGATCAAGAGATCGTAGCTTTTTTTGCTAATTTTGACTGGGAAGCTAATGTAAATATCAGTGAAGCAATGGAAAAAATCTCAGGTGTATCGACAAAATTAGAAAATGATGTAAATATGATAGCCATTGGAGAGAGTAAGTTTGGAGCAGGAAAAGGAAGTACCAGCAGTATTACAGTGGCTCTTGGAACTGGAGTTGGCGGTGGAATAGTAGTAAATTCTAAATTAGTTTCCGGAATGAATGGTGCTGGTGGAGAGATTGGTCATATGAAATTAGTTGAAAATGGAAAATTATGTGGATGCGGTCAAAGAGGTTGTTTTGAAACTTATGCATCTGCCACCGGAGTAATCAGAGAAGCTAAGTCACGTCTGGCTGTAAATAAAAATAACCTTTTATATAAGAGCTTAGATGGGGATATGGAAAAATTAGAAGCTAAAGATGTCTTTGATTGCGCTAAAGCTGGAGATGAATTTTCTATGGAAATAGTTAATTATGTAGGAAATTATTTAGGTATGGGAATAGGAAATTTATTAAATGTAATAAACCCGGAAATTATTATTTTGTCAGGTGGAGTTGCGTTAGCAGGAAAGATACTTTTAGACGTAGTTAAGGAAAAATTAAAACAATATGCTATGCCGGTAACTTTGAAAAATTTAGAAATCAAATTAGGAGAACTAGGAAATGATGCAGGGATTAAAGGTGGAATCGCCCTTTTCTTATAG
- a CDS encoding alpha-glucosidase: protein MDKKWWKEAIGYQVYPRSFKDSNGDGIGDLQGLISKLDYLKDLGIDIIWICPMYKSPNDDNGYDISDYKEILEEFGTMEDFDELLKEVKDRDMKLIIDLVINHTSDEHPWFVESASSKDNPKRDWYIWRDGKGEKEPNNWESIFSGSAWEHSKEREQYYLHLFSKKQPDLNWENKEMREEIYSMINWWLEKGIDGFRVDAISHIKKEDGLKDMPNPDGLKYVSSFDKHMNQNGIHKYLDELKEKTFEKYDIVTVGEANGVSSHNSKDIKDWVCSKDGKFNMIFQFEHLDLWNSCGNKAFDVKRYKKILSKWQNTVNDIGWNALYIENHDIPRSISTLGNDEKYRVQCAKSFAAMYFLQKGTPFIYQGQEIGMTNISYPRIDDYNDVRIMNEYKELVLDNKATEENIENLKSSSRDNARTPMQWDDGQNAGFTSGTPWIKINENHSCINVKNDLEDEDSVLNFYKKMIELRKNSKEILYGDYNCLIESDEKIYSYTRLVDGKGYIVICNLTEAICEFKEENYPLNSKNLVLNNYKVEDHKTTYELLLKPYECRVYTLK, encoded by the coding sequence ATGGATAAAAAATGGTGGAAGGAAGCTATAGGGTACCAGGTATATCCTAGAAGTTTTAAAGATTCCAACGGAGACGGAATAGGTGATTTACAGGGACTTATTTCTAAATTAGATTATTTAAAAGACTTGGGAATAGACATTATTTGGATATGTCCTATGTATAAATCACCAAATGATGACAATGGATATGACATCAGTGATTATAAAGAGATATTAGAAGAATTTGGAACAATGGAAGACTTCGACGAACTATTAAAAGAAGTTAAAGATAGAGATATGAAACTTATTATAGACTTGGTGATAAATCATACAAGTGATGAACATCCGTGGTTTGTAGAATCGGCATCTTCAAAAGATAATCCAAAAAGAGATTGGTATATCTGGCGTGATGGTAAGGGTGAAAAAGAACCAAATAACTGGGAAAGTATTTTCAGCGGTTCTGCCTGGGAACACTCAAAAGAAAGAGAGCAATACTATCTTCATCTTTTTTCTAAGAAACAGCCTGATTTAAACTGGGAAAATAAAGAGATGAGAGAAGAGATCTACAGTATGATCAACTGGTGGTTAGAAAAAGGAATAGATGGATTTAGAGTAGACGCAATAAGTCATATAAAAAAAGAAGACGGCCTTAAAGACATGCCTAATCCAGATGGATTAAAATATGTATCTTCTTTTGATAAACATATGAATCAAAATGGAATTCATAAATATTTAGATGAACTTAAAGAAAAAACATTTGAAAAATATGACATCGTAACTGTTGGTGAAGCAAATGGCGTTAGTTCTCACAATAGTAAAGATATCAAGGATTGGGTATGTTCAAAAGATGGGAAATTTAATATGATCTTTCAATTTGAGCATTTAGATCTATGGAATAGTTGTGGAAATAAAGCGTTTGACGTAAAAAGATATAAAAAAATATTGAGTAAATGGCAAAACACAGTAAATGACATAGGGTGGAATGCATTGTATATTGAAAATCATGATATTCCCAGATCTATCTCTACACTGGGAAATGATGAAAAGTATAGAGTCCAGTGTGCAAAATCATTTGCTGCAATGTATTTTTTACAAAAAGGGACACCTTTTATATATCAAGGTCAGGAGATAGGAATGACAAATATTTCTTACCCTAGGATAGATGATTATAACGACGTTAGAATCATGAATGAATACAAAGAGTTAGTTTTAGATAATAAAGCAACTGAAGAAAATATAGAAAATTTAAAAAGTTCTTCTAGGGATAATGCAAGGACACCTATGCAGTGGGATGATGGTCAAAATGCCGGATTTACCAGTGGTACTCCTTGGATAAAGATAAATGAAAATCATAGTTGTATAAATGTAAAAAATGATTTAGAGGACGAAGATTCAGTTTTAAACTTTTATAAAAAAATGATTGAGTTGAGAAAAAACTCAAAAGAGATTTTATATGGAGACTATAATTGTCTGATTGAATCAGATGAAAAAATATATAGTTATACAAGATTAGTGGATGGGAAAGGTTATATTGTAATTTGTAATTTAACTGAAGCAATATGTGAGTTTAAAGAGGAAAATTATCCTTTAAATTCTAAAAATCTTGTATTGAATAACTATAAAGTAGAGGATCATAAGACAACATATGAATTATTATTGAAGCCTTATGAGTGCAGAGTTTACACGTTGAAATAA